Proteins encoded by one window of Desulfomonilia bacterium:
- a CDS encoding FixH family protein codes for MTIIMIIMLITSAAYAKGFETSKQAGPFKLDITLDKNPPVTGENNISILVWDVAGRPVKDAKVNIEYIMPAMPGMPAMNYKAALAGKDGIYSGKLNFSMSGAWSVEVKVEAAGNKGKSKLNIDVR; via the coding sequence TTGACAATAATAATGATAATAATGCTGATAACTTCTGCCGCTTACGCAAAGGGTTTTGAAACAAGCAAACAGGCAGGCCCTTTCAAACTTGATATAACGCTTGACAAAAACCCGCCGGTTACGGGTGAGAACAATATTAGTATTCTTGTCTGGGATGTTGCGGGTAGGCCGGTAAAAGATGCAAAGGTTAATATTGAATATATTATGCCTGCTATGCCCGGTATGCCTGCAATGAATTACAAGGCAGCTCTTGCTGGAAAGGACGGTATATACTCCGGCAAACTTAATTTTTCAATGTCCGGGGCATGGTCTGTTGAAGTGAAGGTTGAGGCAGCAGGAAATAAGGGAAAATCCAAGCTTAATATAGATGTAAGATAA
- the thiE gene encoding thiamine phosphate synthase, giving the protein MQGLYLVTDRELCGKRPLEEVVLMAVRGGVSCVQIREKKLPLNLFIEQAKKIKGLIKPFNIPLIINDSVDVALAVGADGVHVGQSDMPFIEVRRLMGPEAIIGLSVETWEDVEKAQDLDADYLGVSPVFDTPTKTDTKYAWGLDGLSRIKAFSRHKLVAIGGINMKNAAAVIRAGADSIAVVSAICAAPDPYEAALELKQLIEKT; this is encoded by the coding sequence ATGCAGGGCCTGTATCTTGTTACAGACCGGGAATTATGCGGGAAAAGGCCACTCGAAGAGGTAGTCCTTATGGCCGTCAGGGGAGGAGTTTCCTGTGTTCAGATAAGAGAAAAAAAGCTCCCCTTGAATCTGTTCATCGAACAGGCAAAAAAGATAAAAGGGCTTATAAAGCCATTCAATATTCCTCTGATAATCAATGACAGCGTGGATGTAGCGCTGGCTGTGGGTGCCGATGGAGTTCATGTTGGGCAGTCCGATATGCCCTTTATCGAAGTAAGGAGACTTATGGGACCTGAGGCCATAATCGGCCTGTCCGTCGAGACATGGGAAGATGTGGAGAAGGCCCAGGATCTTGACGCCGACTATCTGGGCGTAAGCCCTGTCTTTGATACGCCTACCAAGACTGATACGAAGTACGCCTGGGGGCTTGACGGGCTTTCACGAATCAAGGCCTTTTCCCGGCATAAGCTTGTGGCCATCGGGGGTATAAACATGAAAAATGCAGCTGCTGTAATCAGGGCCGGTGCCGATTCCATTGCAGTAGTATCAGCCATTTGCGCGGCCCCTGATCCTTATGAAGCGGCGCTTGAACTAAAACAGCTTATAGAGAAAACCTGA
- the thiM gene encoding hydroxyethylthiazole kinase, whose amino-acid sequence MPKCNVTDVWGSVESIRKLSPVIHNITNYVVMNSTANALLAIGASPVMAHALEEMDEMVGIAAALVVNIGTLSREWIKAMFKAAERATLRNIPVILDPVGAGATSFRTETAREFIRVFRPSVIRGNASEIMSVYEDAGTTKGVDSTKASHDAVSTGMSINEDYGSVVCISGETDYVIDAGRIIKIRNGHKMMTRVTGLGCTATALCGAFAAVSENRAQAAAHAMAVMGIAGEIAAERAAGPGTLQVGFYDALFNLSIDDIGQRLKVEN is encoded by the coding sequence ATGCCCAAATGTAATGTGACGGATGTATGGGGATCGGTCGAGAGCATAAGAAAACTCTCGCCGGTTATTCATAATATAACCAACTATGTGGTCATGAATTCCACGGCCAATGCGCTTCTTGCAATCGGCGCCTCTCCTGTGATGGCCCATGCCTTGGAGGAAATGGATGAAATGGTGGGTATAGCTGCTGCCCTGGTTGTCAATATTGGAACTTTAAGCAGGGAATGGATAAAGGCCATGTTCAAGGCAGCCGAGAGGGCTACCCTCAGGAATATACCCGTCATACTGGACCCTGTCGGTGCAGGCGCCACCAGTTTCAGGACGGAAACGGCACGGGAATTTATCAGGGTGTTCAGGCCTTCAGTTATCAGAGGGAATGCCTCTGAAATCATGTCGGTCTATGAGGATGCGGGCACGACAAAGGGTGTAGACAGCACCAAGGCTTCACATGATGCGGTTTCGACAGGCATGAGTATTAATGAAGATTACGGCTCGGTTGTCTGCATAAGCGGCGAAACCGATTATGTCATCGATGCAGGCCGTATAATAAAGATCAGAAACGGCCATAAGATGATGACAAGGGTGACCGGTCTGGGCTGTACGGCGACGGCTCTCTGCGGGGCTTTTGCCGCGGTCAGTGAAAATCGTGCACAGGCTGCCGCGCATGCCATGGCGGTGATGGGCATAGCAGGCGAAATTGCAGCTGAGCGTGCAGCAGGGCCGGGAACATTGCAGGTTGGTTTTTATGATGCTCTTTTTAATCTTTCGATTGATGATATAGGACAGCGCCTGAAAGTAGAGAACTGA
- the cysK gene encoding cysteine synthase A, which translates to MIYSDITKTIGNTPLVRINRMAEGLGAQVLVKVESFNPLSSVKDRLAVAMIDDAEKKGLIKKGTVIIEPTSGNTGIGLAFVCAARGYRLILTMPETMSIERRQLVAILGAEIVLTEGAKGMTGAVQKAEELAAEIPGSFIPQQFRNPANPEIHRRTTAVEILSDTGGKVDYFVAGIGTGGTITGVGEVLKDKLPGVKIIGVEPKDSPVLSGGKSGAHKIQGIGAGFVPDVLNRKILDEIITVANDDAGIAARALAKEEGILAGISSGAALWAGLQVAARAEAKGKIIVVLLPDTGERYLSTWLFQNQ; encoded by the coding sequence ATGATTTACAGCGATATAACAAAGACAATAGGAAACACCCCTCTTGTGCGTATCAACAGGATGGCTGAAGGTCTTGGTGCGCAGGTGCTTGTCAAGGTCGAGTCGTTCAACCCCCTTTCCAGCGTCAAGGACAGGCTTGCAGTCGCCATGATCGATGATGCCGAGAAAAAAGGGCTTATAAAAAAAGGTACGGTAATCATTGAACCCACGAGCGGCAATACCGGAATCGGGCTTGCTTTCGTATGTGCTGCGCGCGGCTACCGGCTGATACTTACCATGCCCGAAACCATGAGCATTGAGAGGAGACAGCTCGTTGCAATCCTGGGCGCCGAAATCGTGCTGACAGAAGGGGCAAAAGGGATGACGGGTGCTGTCCAAAAGGCGGAAGAGCTTGCAGCTGAAATCCCGGGCAGCTTCATACCGCAGCAGTTCAGGAATCCTGCAAACCCTGAGATTCACAGGCGGACTACTGCCGTGGAAATATTGTCCGACACGGGCGGCAAGGTTGACTATTTTGTTGCAGGTATCGGTACGGGCGGAACAATCACAGGCGTTGGCGAGGTGCTTAAAGATAAATTGCCCGGGGTAAAAATCATAGGGGTCGAGCCCAAGGATTCACCGGTTCTTTCAGGAGGGAAATCAGGGGCTCACAAGATTCAGGGTATAGGAGCAGGTTTTGTGCCTGACGTGCTCAACAGAAAAATACTTGATGAAATTATTACTGTTGCCAATGATGATGCGGGAATAGCGGCAAGGGCTCTTGCAAAGGAGGAAGGCATTCTTGCCGGTATTTCAAGCGGTGCGGCTTTGTGGGCCGGACTTCAGGTTGCCGCGAGAGCTGAAGCCAAGGGAAAGATAATTGTTGTTCTTCTTCCTGATACAGGCGAGCGCTACCTATCAACCTGGCTGTTCCAGAACCAGTAA
- a CDS encoding O-acetylhomoserine aminocarboxypropyltransferase/cysteine synthase, producing MSKIDDKLRIETLLLHGGQEPDPTTGSRAVPIYQTTSYQFKDTEHAANLFGLKESGNIYTRLMNPTTDVLEKRIALMDGGVGALAVASGQSAITLALLNLAQSGDEIVSADNLYGGTYNLFHNTFPRFGIKVKFVKSNDLDELKAAVTDRTKAVYAESIGNPKLDVADIEGIAAVAHSHGIPFIMDNTVSPYILRPFDFGVDIAVYSATKFIGGHGTSLGGIIVDSGKFDFGSGKFPLISGADRNYHGLDFHKALGAQAYIAKARVVLLRDLGPAISPFNAFLLLQGLETLHLRMERHSANALATAEFLKGHPKVKWVNYPGLISSPEKLRADRYLGRGAGAIIGFGIKGGIRAGRRFIESLELASHLANIGDAKTLAIHPATTTHQQLSEKEQLATGVTPDFIRLSIGIENIDDIIADFDQALAKA from the coding sequence ATGAGTAAAATAGATGATAAACTTAGGATTGAAACCCTGCTCCTGCATGGAGGCCAGGAGCCTGATCCGACGACAGGCTCGCGCGCCGTGCCGATTTATCAGACGACGTCGTATCAGTTCAAAGATACTGAACACGCAGCAAACCTTTTCGGGCTCAAAGAGTCCGGCAATATCTATACAAGGCTTATGAACCCGACAACCGATGTCCTCGAAAAGCGCATTGCGCTTATGGACGGCGGTGTCGGCGCCCTGGCCGTTGCAAGCGGTCAGTCAGCCATTACGCTCGCACTTTTGAACCTGGCACAATCGGGTGATGAAATTGTGTCTGCGGATAATCTTTACGGCGGGACATACAATCTTTTTCACAACACATTTCCAAGATTCGGAATAAAAGTCAAATTCGTAAAATCGAATGACCTCGACGAACTGAAGGCAGCCGTTACTGACAGGACAAAGGCGGTGTATGCCGAATCTATAGGAAATCCCAAGCTCGATGTGGCGGACATTGAAGGCATTGCCGCTGTTGCGCACAGTCATGGCATACCTTTTATCATGGACAACACGGTGAGCCCGTATATTCTGAGGCCCTTTGATTTCGGGGTGGATATAGCCGTATATTCTGCGACTAAATTCATCGGCGGCCACGGGACATCATTGGGCGGCATCATTGTAGATTCCGGAAAATTCGATTTCGGAAGCGGCAAGTTCCCTCTCATCTCAGGTGCCGACAGGAACTATCACGGTCTTGATTTCCATAAGGCCCTGGGCGCTCAGGCATATATTGCAAAGGCACGCGTTGTTCTCCTTCGCGACCTGGGGCCGGCCATAAGCCCGTTCAACGCCTTTCTTCTTCTGCAGGGGCTTGAGACGCTTCACCTGAGAATGGAAAGGCATTCAGCGAACGCACTGGCAACTGCTGAATTCCTTAAAGGGCACCCGAAGGTAAAATGGGTCAATTATCCCGGTCTTATTTCAAGCCCGGAAAAATTACGGGCCGATAGATATCTGGGCAGGGGAGCAGGGGCGATTATCGGCTTCGGCATAAAAGGCGGCATAAGGGCTGGCAGGCGCTTCATAGAATCGCTTGAGCTGGCGAGCCACCTTGCAAATATCGGCGATGCAAAGACCCTGGCCATTCATCCTGCTACCACCACCCATCAGCAGCTTTCGGAAAAAGAGCAGCTCGCAACAGGGGTGACGCCGGATTTCATCAGGCTCTCTATCGGCATCGAAAATATCGACGATATAATTGCGGATTTTGACCAGGCCCTTGCAAAGGCATAG